The proteins below are encoded in one region of Paenacidovorax monticola:
- a CDS encoding entericidin A/B family lipoprotein codes for MKRLATLLALAFALAGCNTVKGIGQDIGKAGSAIERAAK; via the coding sequence ATGAAACGCCTCGCCACCCTCCTCGCGCTGGCCTTCGCGCTCGCCGGTTGCAACACCGTCAAGGGCATCGGCCAGGACATCGGCAAAGCCGGCTCCGCCATCGAACGCGCCGCCAAGTAA
- the leuB gene encoding 3-isopropylmalate dehydrogenase, with protein sequence MKIAVLPGDGIGTEIVAEATKVLKALDLKFEMESALVGGAAYEAHGHPLPESTLNLAKNADAVLFGAVGDWKYDKLDRPLRPEQAILGLRKNLGLFANFRPAICYEQLVGASSLKPELIAGLDILIIRELTGDIYFGQPRGRRVATDGHFPSAEEAFDTMRYSKPEIERIARVAFEAARKRGKKVTSVDKANVLETFQFWKDVVTEVHKDYPDVELEHMYVDNAAMQLVKKPKAFDVIVTGNMFGDILSDEASMLTGSIGMLPSASLNSKNQGLYEPSHGSAPDIAGKGVANPLATILSAAMMLRFSLNQEEAARRIEAAVQKVLAQGLRTPDIYSEGTTKVGTAQMGDAVVKALAA encoded by the coding sequence ATGAAAATCGCAGTTCTCCCGGGTGACGGCATCGGCACCGAAATCGTGGCCGAGGCCACCAAGGTCCTGAAGGCCCTCGACCTGAAGTTCGAGATGGAATCCGCCCTGGTCGGCGGCGCGGCCTACGAGGCCCACGGCCACCCGCTGCCCGAGTCCACGCTCAACCTTGCCAAGAATGCCGACGCCGTGCTGTTCGGCGCCGTGGGCGACTGGAAGTACGACAAGCTCGACCGGCCGCTGCGGCCCGAGCAGGCCATCCTGGGCCTGCGCAAGAACCTGGGCCTGTTCGCCAACTTCCGCCCCGCCATCTGCTATGAGCAGCTCGTAGGCGCATCGAGCCTCAAGCCCGAGCTGATCGCGGGCCTGGACATCCTCATCATCCGTGAACTCACGGGCGACATCTACTTCGGCCAGCCGCGCGGCCGCCGCGTGGCCACCGATGGCCACTTCCCCAGCGCCGAGGAAGCCTTCGACACCATGCGCTACAGCAAGCCCGAGATCGAGCGCATCGCCCGCGTGGCCTTCGAGGCTGCCCGCAAGCGTGGCAAGAAGGTCACCAGTGTGGACAAGGCCAACGTGCTCGAAACCTTCCAGTTCTGGAAGGATGTGGTGACCGAGGTGCACAAGGACTACCCCGACGTGGAACTCGAGCACATGTACGTGGACAACGCTGCCATGCAGCTCGTGAAGAAGCCCAAGGCCTTCGACGTGATCGTGACGGGCAACATGTTCGGCGACATCCTGTCGGACGAAGCCTCGATGCTCACGGGCTCCATCGGCATGCTGCCCTCGGCCAGCCTGAACAGCAAGAACCAGGGCCTGTACGAGCCCAGCCATGGCAGCGCCCCCGACATCGCGGGCAAGGGCGTGGCCAACCCCCTGGCCACCATCCTCTCCGCCGCGATGATGCTGCGCTTCAGCCTGAACCAGGAAGAGGCCGCCCGCCGCATCGAGGCTGCGGTGCAAAAGGTGCTGGCCCAGGGTCTGCGCACGCCCGACATCTACAGCGAAGGCACCACCAAGGTGGGCACGGCGCAGATGGGCGATGCGGTGGTGAAGGCACTCGCCGCCTGA
- the leuD gene encoding 3-isopropylmalate dehydratase small subunit: protein MQKFTVHKGLVAPMDRENVDTDAIIPKQFLKSIKKTGFGPNLFDEWRYLDKGEPGVPESARKPNPDFVLNQPRYKGASILIARKNFGCGSSREHAPWALDQYGFRAIIAPSFADIFFNNCFKNGLLPIVLPEATVARLFDEVAAFPGYELTIDLDQQVIRPPQGDAIAFDVLPFRKYCLLNGFDDIGLTLRHKDKIAAFEAERLATKPWLAHTMVS from the coding sequence ATGCAGAAATTCACCGTGCACAAGGGCCTCGTGGCCCCCATGGACCGCGAGAACGTCGACACCGACGCCATCATTCCCAAGCAATTCCTCAAGTCGATCAAGAAGACGGGCTTCGGCCCCAACCTGTTCGACGAATGGCGCTACCTCGACAAGGGCGAGCCCGGCGTGCCCGAATCGGCGCGCAAGCCCAACCCCGACTTCGTGCTGAACCAGCCCCGTTACAAGGGCGCCTCGATCCTCATCGCGCGCAAAAACTTTGGCTGCGGATCGAGCCGCGAGCATGCGCCCTGGGCGCTCGACCAATACGGCTTCCGCGCCATCATCGCGCCGAGCTTCGCCGACATCTTCTTCAACAACTGCTTCAAGAACGGCCTGCTGCCCATCGTGCTGCCCGAGGCCACCGTGGCCCGCCTGTTCGACGAAGTGGCGGCCTTCCCCGGCTACGAGCTCACCATCGACCTGGACCAGCAGGTGATCCGTCCCCCGCAGGGCGATGCCATTGCGTTCGACGTGCTGCCGTTCCGCAAGTACTGCCTGCTCAACGGCTTCGACGACATCGGCCTGACGCTGCGCCACAAGGACAAGATCGCCGCCTTCGAGGCCGAGCGCCTGGCCACCAAGCCCTGGCTGGCCCACACGATGGTGTCCTGA